The Macrobrachium rosenbergii isolate ZJJX-2024 chromosome 31, ASM4041242v1, whole genome shotgun sequence sequence ACGCAGGTACTTCAGCAAAGGGGTCAGGCACAGCATCGCAGTTGCCTGGCATACTTGATTGACTGTCATGTACAGACTGTAAGAATTCATGTTCCAGTTGAGAACTCTCAGGGTCCAGAGGTACAGGTTATGGGGGAACGTGCCGAAGAACATGAGCATGTTGATCATGAGGACCAAGATGTGCAGCGTTCCCCTTCCCTCTCGTTTTCTGAAACACGTTCTGAACAAGTCGACGACGTTCTTGGGACTGTAAACGCTTCGTTGCTTTGACACTTCCTGATCTTCCCCCTTCGGTTTCCCTTTGTCTTTCACAAGGACGGCGCAGTATATAAAACAGAGGATGTATAAGACGACACTGAACGCAAATACCCAAGAGTAACCAGCCGCGCCGTATATGAGGGCGCCTATCGCCGTTCCGGCGGGATTGCCCATTTGCCAGAACACCCTCATGACCGAGAGACGAGCCGTTCGACCCTTCGTCTGAGACTGGTCAACGATGTAGCTGTAGACGGCCATGTAGAACAGCACCGTCCCTCCGCCGAGGGACAAACAAAACGACCCGACGTAGAGGACCTCTGCAGGCCAGGAGGTGAAAAAGGAAGCCAGCAGGTAGGTCCCCAAGTAGAGGGCGTACCCGAAGAGGGATATGAGCATGAGCCACTTCCTCCCCCTCCGGTCGCTCCACGACGCGATGAAAAGTATCATCACGACGGGGATGACGCTCCCGATGAGAGTGTCGTGAAAGTTGAAGACGTTGACCAGTTTCTGCACCTTCACCTGTAAATCGGTGTGGTGGCCATCGTCCATTTTCTCGCACAGGTCAGCCGGGTAGTTCAGATTCACTCGGCAGAACCGCTGGAGCTTGAAGCTCTCGATGGCGGCCAAGggagccgagtacgatatcgacctcACGAATAACATCGGCTCTATCGTGATGACCCTCAAGATATTTTTGATGGATGGTATAAGCCCCTGAAGCCTTGTGCGCTCCATTGTGGCTGGCGTGGCACTGGAAGGAGTGTTACGGTTTGCTATCTAAATACTCATCCTTATCTTATCGCTTCGCTTCGCGTACGTCTGAGCGTATATCGACTTGATTAAGCTTTTGGCAACATCTGTAATTCCGTCAGCTTAGCAAAATGGAAACAGATTTTGTATCACGTTATTTTGGAATGCATTCTACTTAGTCGAATTCCATGtcatataatactttgatcacggtattttctcttttataaatcaAGTTACTTGGTTCGAAAGTGGTTTATTGTGTCAGATTTCCTTGCAGTTACTGTATTTTAGCTTGTGGGTGTTATTCATGTTCAGATaatctttctattatttttacttttagtgctTTATAGTATGACATCTTACAAGAAAGAACCAATAATGTCTCAAGTTGAAACTAGATAAAATAACGATGTAATTTAGATTCTTTCATGTGTTGTGCTTTCGGAGTCACAAACTTTACAAACAACACCCAGATATGAAGAGATTCGAATACTGTAAAGGCCAACCGCCATTAAAGATGTTCGCTTTTACCATCTGATTCATTCCCTAATGTTCAGTTGATAGCGAACACTTGCTAACTAATGTCcgaattcaaaatgtaaaattcctTTCAGAATTAGATACTTAGCCCTCTGGAGGGCTCGCGAAACCACGTCGCAGCTGTTTAGAGTCACGTTTTCAAAATCACACGCTTTGTATCTATGCTAGTGATGTATGCGTCCCTTCTTCAGGTATTCCCGTGTCGATATCGTCGACCTCCGGGTGATATTTCAACGAGATAGGCCTGTGAGACTGTATGTGTCTAGGCATAATACtgcttttgattaaaaaaaaatactcgaggtAAACAGTTATCTAGTAGGATGGTAAACAGTTGTCTAGTAGGGAGATAATCAATTATCTAGTAGGGAGATGAACAATTATCTAATAGGGAGATAAACATTATCTAGTAGGGAGATAAACAGTTATCTAGTAGAGAGATAAACAGTTATCTAGTAGGGAGATAAACAATTATCTAGTAGGGGGAGCTTTTAATCTAAGTATACCTACATAACAGGTCGATAGTGATACGCAGTTGCTAGGGTGATTTTGATAttcttatgtaatttattttaagagagagagagagagagagagagagagagagagagagagagagagagagagagagagagagagagagaaggaatagttGGTATTTATTTTACCAACCAGTTATGAATTAACtcgtatgtaatttttaaaagagagaaagagaagaaatagtTGGTATTTAACCAGCCTGTTGTGAAATTAGCTTGAGtgtaattttaaaagagagagagagagagagagagagagagagagagagagagagagagagagaatagttggtATTTTACCAACATGTTATGAAATAaacttgaatataatttttttaagagagagagagagagagagagagagagagagagagagagagagagagagagagagagagagagatgctaagagctgttttcatttttcattgttaatttctaTACCTCGCGTTATCTTCgtctctccttttgttttttgttctctttAATTGTTGGCGGTTTTTGTGATAATTCAGGAGGCCTCGATGCCAGTCATTGATATACAGTTTTTGAGAAAcaaattattatctctctctctctctctctctctctctctctctctctctctctctctctctctctcttaaaattacaCTCGAATTTATTTCATAACAGACTGGTAAAATaccaactgttctctctctctctctctctctctctctctctctctctctctctctctctctctctctctctctctctattttaatagttttccgtatgagaaaacaaataagaattcGTCTGTGCTTAATAACCACGGTAAACCAACTATCCAAAACCATTTGCAATATTTATAATCTCGAGTCATTTTCCACGATAACCAATCATTTccggaaaaaaaagtaaagacgATAAAAAAAGGCTTTACCTTTAACGCCCACCGGATGATTCTGCGTAAACACTTCCATTAATATGCATAGCGTGAAATGAGGCCTGTGGTATTTTTAACACTAATGGCTTCCAGGGACGCGAAATATAATGACAAATTGCATGGTTTCCAGGATTCAGGAGCTTAAAGTTAGGTCAGTATAATCTTTTATCATTTGGatagagaatatataatataagttgTGTTATTTCAGTACTCTTTTATCACTCTAGTGCAGGGGTTCCCAAACCGGGGGTCATGGAGGGTCTAACTATGATTAAAACGTTAATAAATCAGTCATTGTTAATAAACATTGATGAAGATCAGTGGAGATTTTATTGTTCTCTCTGCTTTGatcagtatttaaaattttaaaatatatctgtgCCCTTTAAAATTAGTACGATTTTAGAAGGCTTTTAAATGTGGGGGTCACGACAAGTTTGGTACTGCTGTGAGGGGTCACTTActaaaaaaagtttgggaaacactgctcttgtgaatacttgacaTCAGCTGTGGCGGAGTATGAATGTTTCATTATAATGGTGTGGGATTTTGAGATAGAATATAGAGTTAGCTTTATGCAAATTATCCTGCGTTTTTATTCAGATGTAAGACAGTAATCTTGAATCTCTAAACaacattttcaattattcttatgTTCTTGTGGCTTTCAGGCTGTCGTCCACATTTCCTTAGGAGTGcagagaaaaaactaataaagaatgcgccgagttttctgtacagcgtataatcaaagtcaccgaaaatagatctatctttcggtggtctcggtataatgctgtatgagcctcggcccgtgaaacttcaaccatggcctggtggtggcctgtcttatgtcgttgccagaagcacgattatggctaactttaaccttcaacaaaataaaaactactgaggaggctagagggctgaaatttggtttgtttgataattggagggtggatgaccaacataccaatttgcaacactctagcctcagaggtttttaagatctgtgggcggacagaaaaagtgcggacagaataaagtgcggacggacagacaaagccggcacaatagttttcttttacagaaaactaaaaaactccaCCGATATACCTGTTCAGGGTGTGGTGAAATTTATCACCTTTTTGTATACTAGTATAATCGGCGTCATAATTTACAGCGTCGCGTGAGGCAAAgggctttgtcttccacaaatctccacttatctctaGCCTCCTTTCTTATGGGTCTCACCCAAgtaagtctgggtcttccaacacTTCTGGTACTTTTCTCCCAGGGGCTGTGAGAAggacatgtccagaccatctccatacccttttcattattattacaactacGTGTGGCTCATAAGTAGTATACCTTATGGTATTTCTAACCTGTCCTGCCATTCAACTCCTACTATTTGTCTTAAAGGAATACTTGACAGTTTGGAATTTCTAACCTGGTTGTACTTGAAGTCAATACGAGTTTTATCCCGAAAAAATATATTGGAAGCAAATTACTTTGTGTTTTggtgagcgttttttttttttacatttttttgtgtcGTGTGGGAGGCGATGAAGTGTCATAGGTATAGTACTTAGTGACTTTTGTTGTCGAATTATAGTTCCATCGTGTTTTCAGTTTTTGTGGCTCCATCTTGGAAATGATCGAAATTATTCATTGACAACAAAATAAATCCGAAACCAATTGCAAagtgaaaaaagtaatttttaacaaagaaaaaggaatatttcaaattacaaagtaatttttaattaagaaaagggaatatttcaaattaaaaagttatttttaattaagaaaagggaatatttcaaattaaaaagtaatttttaattaagaaaaaggaatatttcaaattacagagtcatttttaattaatcaaattaaaatataaagtttaatcGGGAAAATATATTGGCAAACGCCCCGTGTAAACTTAACGTGAACTTTCCTTTACTGCATTGATTATCCGACAAGACATTATAGGATTATCCAGGACGGAAATATCCGCTTTTAAAAACTTACCTTAACGGAGCAaacagtttttatcagttttcttggAGGTCTAAAACTTATGCACACTGAGAATATATTAAGTGGGTATTTAGAAGGATTTTGGAAATATGCCGAATACAGATGTTTAGAATGAGAGGGGTTCACTTGAActattttgattttaaacaagtgcaaaatgcgccgaagttttttcggcgcagtcgagttttctgtacagcatatatgaaactttcagccacggcccatgaaactctcaaccgcggcccttgaaactgtCAGCCACTGCCCGATGGTAGCCTGTGATGttgcagacgcacgatcatggctcactttaattaaaccttaaataaaataaaaaccactgaggctagaggactgcaatttggtatgtctgatgattggatggtggataatcaacataccaatttgcagccctctagcctcagtagttttgaagatacCTATTGCTCTCATTTATTCTATACGAACCTTCGACAACTGACTCCTGATAGCGATGCTGATCAAGTCTGACGGAATGAAGACGAAGAGGAAAGGAACCCACCAGTCGCTCGGGCTTGTCGTCATGCCCAGTGCCAAGAGTCGACTGAACACGAGTGTCGCAGTGATTCCTCCCACGGAACAGTCGTGAAGACGGAGACACGTGAAAACAGGAGTCAAGCAGAGGATCATAAGCACGTGACTCAGGTCGTTGGCGACCTTGTACACGGTGTAGGAGTCTATGTCCCAGTTGAGGACTCTCAGCGCCCAGAGGTACAGGCTGTGCGTGAACGTGCAGAAGAACGCGAGCATCATGGCCACCAGAAGAAAGACGTGTAGCCTCCCGCGCCCGCCGCGTTTTCTCAGGCAGGCGCGAAATAAGTCCACGACGTTCTTTGGGCTGCACAGACTGCGCTGCTCGGGGAGTTCTGCGTCGGCTTCTTTTGATGTGTCGGTGTCCTTGACGACGATGACGGAGTAAACGAAGCACGCTGCGTAAAGCGCAGCATTGAAACCAAACACCCACGAGTACCCTCCTGCGTCGTAGATCAGGGTTCCCGCGGCTGTACCCGCAGGAGTTCCCAGCAACCAGAAAGCTCTCATGACGGCGAGGCGTTTGGTTCGCGCCTGAGTCTCGGATTTGTCTGCGACGTAGCTGTAGGCGGCCATGTAGAATAGAGGCCACCCGCCCCCTAGGGAGGAACAGAACGAGGCCACGTACAGAGCCTCCGGAGGCCACGAGGGGAAGAAGGAAACCAAAAGGTACGTGCAGGAAGAGAGGGTGGTGCCGAAGATCGACAAGAGGATCGGCACCTTCCTCCCCCTCCGGTCGCTCCAAGACGCGATGAACGAGATCATCAGCACGGGAATGATGCTCGAGATCAGCTTGTCGTTGAAGTTGAAGGCGTTGACCAGTTTCTGCGATTCCACTTGGACAGTTTCGTGGTGGCCGTCGTTCATTGCCTCGCACGCTTCGGCGGGATACCCCAGCTTCACGCGGCAGTACCGGTCGAGTTTGAGGTTTTCGATCGGCGCTAGGGACGCCTCCAAGGACACGCCCTTCAAGAACAACATGGGCTCGATGGTGATCGCGCTGAGGGCGTCCTTGGCCGACCGCAAGGCCGCGCGAAGACTTGCGCACTCCATCGTGACTGTCCTGACACTGCGAGATAAGCGCCCGAAATCTTGAGAGGTCGATTCTCTTATCATATCGCCCACGTCTTTTAGACGGACAGGTTGTTTTCCCAGCAGTGAAAGGCTTCTGAGTGAAAGGTTTCTGTTGTCCAGTGGTCTGCCATTTGTGGACCCTAATTATCTATTGGTATTTCAGAGTATTTCAGTAAATTCTGATGAACAGTGATGTCAATCTCTTGAGTACAGCTTGTCCCTACTGCTCTAGCATTGTCACACTACCACTTCTGATTAGTCACGATAACACTATATATATCAACGTTCTTATTCGTGATAATGACCGTTTGACATTTTATCATGATGATAAATGGAATACTGACAGAGCAATGTTGTTCAAGATTAGTGTTATCATTGctgatattataattattttctatcatCAAGTTGTTTACCCCAAAATGGGGTGGCTTTAGggagaaaacaaaagacagtGGTTCCCTTCGTATTAATACTTGAACACCCTTTGCAGAAAACTGCTAATGAGTTCATTTCTTTAACTCATTATAGTAATGCACAGCCTTCACCTGACAACGTAAAGTTAATgcggtaatgtgataaaatcgTAAAGGtgttatataaaacattctttctgCTTAAGAACTGGCCTCCTTTCCAGTTAAGTCCCTGAAACGC is a genomic window containing:
- the LOC136855194 gene encoding probable peptidoglycan muropeptide transporter SLC46, which gives rise to MERTRLQGLIPSIKNILRVITIEPMLFVRSISYSAPLAAIESFKLQRFCRVNLNYPADLCEKMDDGHHTDLQVKVQKLVNVFNFHDTLIGSVIPVVMILFIASWSDRRGRKWLMLISLFGYALYLGTYLLASFFTSWPAEVLYVGSFCLSLGGGTVLFYMAVYSYIVDQSQTKGRTARLSVMRVFWQMGNPAGTAIGALIYGAAGYSWVFAFSVVLYILCFIYCAVLVKDKGKPKGEDQEVSKQRSVYSPKNVVDLFRTCFRKREGRGTLHILVLMINMLMFFGTFPHNLYLWTLRVLNWNMNSYSLYMTVNQVCQATAMLCLTPLLKYLRLHDCSLGSITATLIFVRFFPWDGDQGKPELGSLSFRRHSNGLRHHRYQESAVKGLCSR
- the LOC136855479 gene encoding proton-coupled folate transporter-like isoform X1, whose product is MIRESTSQDFGRLSRSVRTVTMECASLRAALRSAKDALSAITIEPMLFLKGVSLEASLAPIENLKLDRYCRVKLGYPAEACEAMNDGHHETVQVESQKLVNAFNFNDKLISSIIPVLMISFIASWSDRRGRKVPILLSIFGTTLSSCTYLLVSFFPSWPPEALYVASFCSSLGGGWPLFYMAAYSYVADKSETQARTKRLAVMRAFWLLGTPAGTAAGTLIYDAGGYSWVFGFNAALYAACFVYSVIVVKDTDTSKEADAELPEQRSLCSPKNVVDLFRACLRKRGGRGRLHVFLLVAMMLAFFCTFTHSLYLWALRVLNWDIDSYTVYKVANDLSHVLMILCLTPVFTCLRLHDCSVGGITATLVFSRLLALGMTTSPSDWWVPFLFVFIPSDLISIAIRSQLSKICEKDEIGRIFAMLAVLEVFWPIVDSAIFTSVYGATIEFYPSFEHLVGAAFALLGIVGFLGLRLSLNNDEIRALKKRIDAEKVAAKSHPVLVRT